The Polycladomyces zharkentensis genome contains a region encoding:
- the rplM gene encoding 50S ribosomal protein L13 produces the protein MRTTYMAKPNEVERKWYVVDAKGKPLGRVASQVAAILRGKHKPQFTPHVDTGDFVIVINASEVELTGKKATKKIYYRHSGYPGGLKATTAGDMRNNRPERMIELAVKGMLPKNSLGRKQFKKLKVYAGPEHPHQAQNPEVWELRG, from the coding sequence ATGCGAACCACATATATGGCCAAACCGAATGAGGTGGAGCGGAAATGGTATGTGGTCGACGCGAAGGGGAAACCCCTTGGCCGGGTCGCTTCCCAAGTCGCGGCGATTTTGCGCGGGAAGCACAAACCGCAATTCACCCCTCACGTTGACACCGGCGATTTCGTCATCGTGATCAACGCGAGCGAAGTGGAATTGACCGGTAAAAAAGCGACCAAGAAAATCTACTATCGCCACTCCGGTTACCCCGGTGGATTGAAAGCGACCACTGCCGGCGACATGCGGAACAACCGTCCGGAACGGATGATCGAGCTGGCCGTCAAAGGCATGCTGCCCAAAAACAGCTTGGGACGGAAGCAGTTCAAAAAACTGAAAGTCTATGCAGGACCGGAACATCCCCATCAGGCGCAAAATCCTGAAGTGTGGGAGCTTCGCGGATAA
- the rpsI gene encoding 30S ribosomal protein S9, with translation MAQVQFYGTGRRKESVARVRLVPGDGRIVVNGRDLDQYFGLETLKAIVRQPLVLTDTLNRYDVLVNVHGGGFTGQAGAIRHGIARALLKVDPDLRPTLKKAGFLTRDPRMKERKKYGLKKARRAPQFSKR, from the coding sequence GTGGCACAAGTCCAATTTTACGGAACCGGTCGCCGCAAGGAATCGGTCGCCCGCGTTCGGCTGGTTCCCGGTGACGGCCGCATCGTGGTCAACGGCCGCGACTTGGACCAATATTTCGGCTTGGAAACGTTGAAAGCCATCGTACGTCAACCGTTGGTGTTGACCGATACCTTGAACCGTTACGACGTGTTGGTGAACGTGCATGGGGGCGGCTTCACCGGTCAGGCGGGTGCGATTCGTCACGGCATCGCCCGTGCGCTGTTGAAAGTGGATCCGGATCTTCGCCCGACCCTGAAAAAGGCCGGCTTCCTGACGCGTGACCCGCGGATGAAAGAACGGAAGAAATACGGCTTGAAAAAAGCCCGCCGTGCTCCGCAATTCTCCAAACGGTAA